The Thermoproteota archaeon genome includes a window with the following:
- a CDS encoding response regulator, with protein sequence MSKDKTILLADDDSDFLEATQLMLMDEGYNVIPAVDGEDAVEKYRQIKPDIVFLDIKMPGIDGFETFFRIIKSDSDARVVFTSSYAINDDKFKKAKSMSLRDLINKPIEFEQLEKMIKKHAK encoded by the coding sequence ATGAGTAAGGACAAGACTATTTTACTTGCAGATGATGATTCTGATTTTCTTGAAGCAACTCAATTAATGCTGATGGATGAGGGTTACAATGTTATTCCTGCGGTTGATGGGGAAGATGCCGTTGAGAAATATCGTCAAATAAAGCCTGATATCGTATTTTTAGACATTAAAATGCCGGGAATTGATGGATTTGAGACTTTTTTCAGAATTATTAAATCAGATTCTGATGCAAGGGTGGTATTTACTTCCAGTTATGCAATTAATGATGATAAGTTCAAAAAAGCAAAGAGCATGTCATTAAGAGATTTAATTAACAAGCCAATTGAGTTTGAACAGCTTGAAAAAATGATTAAAAAACATGCAAAATGA
- a CDS encoding GHKL domain-containing protein: MSWKDKKKFNAIIVPVLILVPIIIIGFLIYDYTEENIRNSLIEEQIKIQEIIGKGLGNNISSDLKLVKLEMSLLSETEEFEEGLTNPNAIQKIKETYEKINSITPITDVILLNSEFQIIGNARDDIFKIAGYELGENSVIRKTISDKKSGITAGVVGNDSILRITVLHSINDETNNEFKGIVATVLEPRQLFAKHGNVYDVDSSFIVALDKDEMYISNPIHDLIGKKYSEYFAQTYFGRNQVQNEHYENVFSGEINSAILMDNRLGEIISTGLPIYVDGELEYFVFVITPTDIILSKTQESLLVEEIKNNLLLIAFALLFIVFFIKRSKKLEKEKLAVIGQLSSNIAHDMRNPLGAIRSSSRRIEKQNTQQNEIISQEIARINRSIKRMSHQVEGVLNYVRTTPIIANSASILNMIKYSLESMEIPQNVKVVLPENDVEIECDPEKLEITFVNVLLNAVQAIGNDEGKIQIRIKEKKNTVVVEFENSGPAISEIDLPKIFEPLFTSKLKGTGLGLSSCKNIIEQHGGSISVNPNPVVFKITLPKKQNYESQ; the protein is encoded by the coding sequence GGGCTTGGAAATAACATCAGTTCAGATTTAAAACTCGTAAAGCTTGAAATGAGTTTACTTTCTGAAACTGAGGAATTTGAAGAGGGATTGACGAATCCAAATGCCATACAAAAAATTAAGGAAACTTATGAAAAAATTAATTCAATTACTCCAATCACTGACGTAATTTTACTAAATAGTGAATTTCAGATTATTGGAAATGCCAGGGACGACATATTCAAAATTGCAGGGTATGAATTAGGAGAAAATTCGGTTATTAGGAAAACTATCTCAGATAAAAAATCTGGAATTACTGCAGGAGTCGTAGGAAACGACTCAATCTTGAGAATTACTGTATTGCATTCAATTAATGATGAAACAAATAATGAATTCAAAGGAATAGTGGCAACAGTACTAGAACCAAGACAGTTATTTGCCAAACATGGAAATGTATACGATGTTGATTCCAGTTTTATCGTAGCTTTAGATAAGGATGAGATGTATATCTCAAACCCTATTCATGACTTGATAGGAAAAAAATACTCAGAATATTTTGCTCAAACATATTTTGGAAGGAATCAGGTTCAAAATGAACATTATGAAAACGTGTTTTCTGGTGAAATTAACTCAGCCATCTTAATGGATAATAGACTGGGCGAAATCATCAGCACAGGACTTCCTATTTACGTGGATGGTGAATTAGAATATTTTGTATTTGTGATAACACCTACTGACATCATTCTGTCTAAAACACAGGAGAGCTTGCTGGTAGAAGAAATAAAAAATAATTTATTACTAATTGCGTTTGCTCTTTTATTCATAGTATTTTTCATAAAACGTTCAAAGAAACTCGAAAAAGAAAAGCTAGCAGTAATTGGACAGCTATCATCAAATATTGCACATGATATGAGAAACCCATTAGGAGCTATTAGAAGCTCATCAAGAAGAATAGAGAAACAAAATACACAACAAAATGAAATAATTTCTCAAGAGATTGCTCGCATAAATAGATCTATTAAAAGAATGTCACATCAGGTTGAGGGAGTTCTAAATTATGTAAGAACAACTCCGATTATTGCAAATTCTGCTTCTATACTAAACATGATAAAGTATAGTTTAGAATCTATGGAAATTCCACAAAATGTCAAAGTGGTTTTACCAGAAAATGATGTAGAAATTGAGTGCGACCCAGAGAAATTAGAAATTACATTTGTAAATGTATTACTAAATGCAGTTCAAGCTATAGGAAATGATGAGGGCAAAATCCAAATTCGCATTAAAGAAAAGAAAAATACTGTAGTTGTTGAATTTGAAAATTCAGGGCCCGCGATTTCAGAAATAGACTTGCCAAAAATTTTTGAGCCATTATTTACATCAAAGCTTAAAGGAACAGGTTTAGGATTATCAAGTTGTAAAAATATTATTGAGCAACATGGTGGAAGCATTTCTGTAAATCCAAATCCAGTAGTATTCAAAATTACTTTGCCCAAAAAGCAAAACTATGAAAGTCAGTAA